The Pectobacterium sp. A5351 genome contains the following window.
CTTATGGTAAAAACGGCAAGTCTGACATAAACGAAAACGATGAGCACTGAAATTACGCGACAAATCGTCCTGGATACAGAAACCACCGGTATGAATATGCTGGGGGTTCACTACGAAGGGCATAAAATTATCGAGATCGGTGCGGTTGAAGTGATCAACCGCCGCCTGACGGGCCGTCATTTTCACGTCTATATCAAACCCGATCGTTTAGTGGATCCCGAAGCGTATAACGTGCACGGTATCAGCGATGAGTTTCTTGCCGACAAACCGACGTATGCGGATATTGTGGATGATTTTCTCGATTTTATCCGTGGCGCGGAACTGGTCATCCATAACGCAACGTTTGATATCGGCTTTATGGATTATGAATTTCGGTTGCTGAACCGAGATCTTCCCAAGACAGAGACGTTTTGTAAGATCACCGATAGCCTGTTGATGGCGCGGAAGATCTTTCCCGGCAAGCGTAACAGTTTGGATGCGCTCTGCGATCGCTATCAGATAGATAACAGTAAGCGTACGCTGCACGGCGCATTGCTCGATGCCGAGATTCTGGCAGAAGTTTATCTGGCGATGACTGGCGGTCAAACGTCTCTG
Protein-coding sequences here:
- the dnaQ gene encoding DNA polymerase III subunit epsilon — its product is MSTEITRQIVLDTETTGMNMLGVHYEGHKIIEIGAVEVINRRLTGRHFHVYIKPDRLVDPEAYNVHGISDEFLADKPTYADIVDDFLDFIRGAELVIHNATFDIGFMDYEFRLLNRDLPKTETFCKITDSLLMARKIFPGKRNSLDALCDRYQIDNSKRTLHGALLDAEILAEVYLAMTGGQTSLTFSMEGETQQKSENTETIQRIVRPQSALKVLYADEAELLAHEQRLDLIAKKGGSCLWRAE